From the genome of Bubalus bubalis isolate 160015118507 breed Murrah chromosome 2, NDDB_SH_1, whole genome shotgun sequence, one region includes:
- the ACTR3 gene encoding actin-related protein 3: MAGRLPACVVDCGTGYTKLGYAGNTEPQFIIPSCIAIKESAKVGDQAQRRVMKGVDDLDFFIGDEAIEKPTYATKWPIRHGIVEDWDLMERFMEQVIFKYLRAEPEDHYFLLTEPPLNTPENREYTAEIMFESFNVPGLYIAVQAVLALAASWTSRQVGERTLTGTVIDSGDGVTHVIPVAEGYVIGSCIKHIPIAGRDITYFIQQLLRDREVGIPPEQSLETAKAVKERYSYVCPDLVKEFNKYDTDGSKWIKQYTGINAISKKEFSIDVGYERFLGPEIFFHPEFANPDFTQPISEVVDEVIQNCPIDVRRPLYKNIVLSGGSTMFRDFGRRLQRDLKRTVDARLKLSEELSGGRLKPKPIDVQVITHHMQRYAVWFGGSMLASTPEFYQVCHTKKDYEEIGPSICRHNPVFGVMS, from the exons GTATTGCTATTAAGGAGTCAGCAAAAGTAGGAGATCAAGCTCAAAGGAGGGTGATGAAAGGTGTTGACGACCTAGACTTCTTCATTGGTGATGAAGCAATAGAAAAACCTACATATGCAACAAAG tgGCCAATCCGCCATGGTATAGTTGAAGACTGGGACTTGATGGAAAGGTTTATGGAGCAagtcatctttaaatatttaagggCAGAACCTGaagatcattattttcttttg ACTGAACCTCCACTGAATACTCCAGAAAACAGGGAATATACTGCTGAAATAATGTTTGAGTCTTTCAATGTTCCTGGCTTGTACATTGCTGTACAG gccGTTCTTGCCTTAGCTGCATCTTGGACCTCCAGACAAGTAGGAGAACGGACGTTGACTGGTACGGTAATAGACAGTGGAGACGGTGTCACTCATGTCATCCCTGTg gCTGAAGGGTATGTGATTGGCAGCTGTATTAAGCACATTCCCATCGCAGGACGAGatataacatattttattcaGCAATTGTTGAGAGACCGAGAAGTAGGAATTCCTCCAGAGCAATCCTTGGAAACTGCTAAGGCAGTGAAG GAGCGCTATAGTTATGTCTGCCCAGACTTAGTAAAAGAATTTAACAAGTATGATACAGATGGATCAAAGTGGATTAAACAGTATACTGGAATCAATGCTATCTCAAAGAAAGAGTTTTCCATTGATGTTGGATATGAAAGATTCTTGGGacctgaaattttttttcatccaGAG TTTGCTAACCCAGACTTTACCCAGCCTATCTCAGAAGTTGTAGATGAAGTAATTCAGAATTGTCCTATCGATGTCAGACGTCCTCTCTACAAG AATATTGTCCTCTCTGGAGGTTCAACCATGTTCAGGGACTTTGGACGTCGTTTGCAAAGAGATTTGAAAAGAACTGTAGATGCCAGGCTGAAATTAAGTGAGGAATTGAGTGGTGGTAGATTGAAG CCAAAACCTATTGATGTACAAGTCATTACACATCACATGCAACGATACGCAGTCTGGTTTGGAGGATCTATGCTGGCTTCCACA cctGAGTTCTACCAAGTATGCCACACCAAAAAGGATTATGAAGAAATTGGACCTAGCATTTGTCGTCACAATCCAGTGTTTGGAGTCATGTCGTAA